A stretch of DNA from Gasterosteus aculeatus chromosome 7, fGasAcu3.hap1.1, whole genome shotgun sequence:
GTGGTGCTGAGCTTCTCTCGGATAGCTTACATCCTCCCCGCCAACGAGAGCTTCGGTCCACTGCAGATCTCCCTGGGAAGGACTGTCAAGGACATCTTCAAGTTCATGGTCATCTTCATCCTGGTCTTTCTGGCCTTCATGATTGGCATGTTCAACCTGTACTCTTATTACCTGGGGGCGAAGCAGAATGATGCCTTCACAACGTGAGATACTTTCCCTTGTTCCCACAAGCtgttagagaaaaaaaatgtttacattcTAGTCACCACTTGTGTTGAAAAATGTTGCTATTCAGTATTTAAATTATCGTTGATGATAGATTAAATAAAATCACTGAAAGTAGGGGCCAGAAACGATAGATTGTGCACCCTCAGATTTATTGTGGAGGACCCTCATCCCTTGTTGGGAAGCACACCTTGccataattatataataatagatTGCCTGAATTATTTTATGCCATAAATGATTGTGCACGCAGAAGGAAAATGACCTAAAACATTGACATCTTCCATTTTCTCCCAGAGCATCTTGATCTTCTCTGTCCCAATGATTAATGGTTTGATCTTCTTCTGTGTCTGCGTCCAGCCTGGAGGAAAGCTTCAAGACGTTGTTCTGGGCTATTTTTGGACTGTCTGAGGTCAGGTCCGTCGTGATCAATAATGGGCACAAATTCATCGAAAACATCGGTTACGTCCTGTACGGGGTTTACAACGTTACCATGGTGATAGTGCTGCTCAACATGCTCATCGCCATGATTAACAGCTCTTTCCAGGAGATTGAGGTTTGTCATTTAAATACTAATCATCAGATGCGAGACACAAATGTGAAATATGagatatttccttttttgagaaataaaatactaaaattAAGGAAAACCACTAGGTTTAGAATCATTCAGTATATTGAGATATATTTAGGTATGTCTCTAAGCATGAACAAGCTACTAATTGTGTCTATTGTATCATGCAATCATACAAATATTTTGATATGATTTTATTCTTAATATGTGTGTTTAGTGTTGTGAATCTTCTCATTAAGACTATTCCTTTCTCATCAAACTATTCCTTTCTGACTCAAGCAGGAGTGGAGCTCATGGTGTGCGTTTATCCTCCCAACCTGTTACTACGCGCCCTTTTCGTTTCTTTAGGATGATGCCGATGTGGAGTGGAAGTTTGCTCGAGCCAAACTCTGGTTCTCCTACTTTGAGGAGGGTAGGACGCTCCCTGTGCCGTTCAACCTGGTCCCCAGTCCAAAATCTATGCTGGGAATAGCGAAGGCCATCAAGAGCCTTGTTCTGCAGCACGTGGCCGGCCACAGCAAGGAGGACACGGAGACACGGCTCAACCAggtacattattacattacattacatgtcatttagctgacgcttttatccaaagcgacttacgataGGTGCATTTAACCAtcgggtacaaactcagaagaacaagaaacaagacagTGCAATTTCcacaaataagccaatttccaatttgctatagatagcgttataagtacaatttaagtgctacaatttgttagtcttttagtcgaggtagagtctgaagaggtgtgtatCCACAGCGTTTCATAAATCATAAAAGCATGATGCTGAATGGAGCTTTACGGGCAGAGCCTGAGCACCTCCCAGTGGTGTTACTGCTGCACCACACAGTTCAACACAAGTCACACTTTTGTTCAGTGAAGTTTATTTCAGCTTCATTTTCCAGCTCGGAGGAGGCAAAAATTCGGACTTTGGCTGTTCTACCAGCGCATCCAGATATCAGGTATTGTACTTCATAGGTATTGTACTAGGATATGTACTTCACAGAatttcagacaaaaaaacatgattgaAAAGCGTATCCAGCATGAAGCATTTCTACACTATGACTACACTGCTACATTTATGAAATGTGACTATTATTCCTGTTAACAcagcaataaaataattttctGCAAGAATTCATTGAAAACTTTAATGTGGGACTTTTATCTCActtccccccgccccctcccattATAATACATTCTACATATTCTAAGAAAGTGAGTACTTTTTCCATCCCTGGTTGCAGAAGATCATGAAGCGTCTGATAAAGCGCTACATCATCAAATCTCAAGCAGACAAAGAGAGCGACGAGATCACCGAAGGTAAAATCAACTCAAAGATGCTGAAACTGAACTGGTTTCAATTGTTGTATCcattttgaaatataaaaagcttttttcacatttacatttctcaAACATTGCGATTATCCATTTTGAAACAAAgcatttccttttgtctttgtgtgtgtgttttactccaGGTGAACTGAAAGAGATCAAGCAGGACATCTCCAGCCTGCGCtacgagctgctggaggagaagtcCCAGAACACGGAGACACTGGACGGACTGCTGAGGAGGCTCGGAGAGATCAGTACGCCTTCAGTGGTGCTGCCTTAAAGCTGTAGATACGGAGGGATGCTCACAAAACAGTGATAAAATTAGAGAGCAATGTAGatacaattaaaatgtattttttgtgaattGCAGGCTTGTGCTTTCATGGTTATAATGCACACACAGTACAGAGACGTTTAGGGGACATCCCTCACTTACAGTCCATCATTCTCATTTGGACAtataacattcacacacatgtcAAAACATTTAGTGATATGTCATTTGCAGCAAAAATAGACATGTGCCTTTTCAGAACTAACATGGAGAGCTTTCCTTGATATAAATACATCTGTTTTACACAGTGGCAATTGGTAAAACTAGGATGTATTCGAGGAAACTGTGATCAAGTAAGAAATATGAGCCACAAAAACAATGCTAACCATACACTGAATCTACAACTACCCTTTATTAAGTACagtatttgtcttttatttaggCAGCATGAAGAATGGCAGACAGTAGAGGGAAGGCGTTAAGGCAGGATTCAGACTTTCAGTTCATGCTGTTTAAGGCACAGTGGTGTGAACACTCTCTCTGGTCTCATAGCCTATAAGATTATTACCCAAGTAAACACATATCACTATCACTATCAGGATTGATAAGCAAAATGCTTCCTCCATGTACCTTACAGACAAATGCCATGTATGTATAGCATTCATAAAGGAGATAATAACATTGATTAAGTTACACCGCCATGTACAAATGGAGGAAAAGTCAGACAAGATTTTAACATCAACTGTATTACACACTGGTTAACAACATGGTTCGCATATCGTAGTCACAATAACATACAGCACATGCATCGTTATTATCCAGCCTTAGTTCAGTGATAGCAGTCACAGTTACACAATGAATATATTATCTCTCTGACTAGCAGCGCAGAGCTTCACTGTAGATCCCTAAAGTCTGAGATAGAgctttgtgttattgtgttattcAGTGGCGTGGTGATGTCGTCATCTGCTCCGTCACATGTATGTGATGTAGTTTTCCGGTATGAGGCCCGTTCTTCCGTTGTACGTCGCCTGAAGCCAACCTGGTTCCACAGACGGGTACACTGCAGACACAAACAAGGACCTTCATATGTGAATTGACCTATTTAGAGCTTATATAGTGACTCACGCTGACATCATCTAAAGCCATAAACAACTTCTAAGCACATGCTAGACTTATTATTACAAATTATAATCCAGATCcaaacaaaaaagtaatttaataaTGAACAACAGGATAATGTGCTAAAATAAAGCCCGACCCCATTGACAGAAAGACCTCTTTAGACCAAAGTAATCCAGCTCCAGATCACATGTTAGTACCAGGTATAAACGGGTCCAAAGTTTCCACAGGAaatgaaactgtgtgtgtgttttttttcctaccaTTTGAGAACATCGCCCCCTGTGGAAAACTGAGCTCGTGGCTGTGCTCTGCTTCACAGGAGTAAAGAGCCTTTGCATCCCTAGTGGAAGAGAGATTTAGGAATCATCACTATGTTGTATCCTGCTTGTGCAGACTTCAATAACTTACTTAAAGACCGGAAAATGTTGCTTCTCAAACAAGCTGAAAATCGACATACCTTCCAGAGGAACACACATCTAATGCTGAGGAGAAAACCGAACTCTCTCGCTGCGGTCCTCTGGCTGATAAtctgtaacacacaaacacaaaaattaGCTCTGCAACACAACAATACAAAATCACCACTTGGCAGTCGTAGAGTAATAGTGTCCCTTTGAAGTTAAGCCAACCAACGTGATTTACAGGGATGACGCGTctctgtttacttttttttatattcatatttagtaatatatatataatattttgacttttcaaaGTTCCGCTCTTTGTCGAAATAGTTGCTTTCTCCTGGGACAAACCACCAATACATCTTGCAGACACTCACAATGACCCAGGTCTCTGGTAACCGTTGCTGGATGAGGCGGCTGCAGAGTGTTTGCCGATCACATCGGAGCCACAGCGGGTGTGTGCGGGTTTGCGTTTGTGCGTCGCCTCCAGTGGGTCCAGCGACATGAGACTCTGCACCGAGCCGTGGCAGCTTTTGTAATCTGCGATAGGAGCCACGAGAAATTAGAGCCCAACACCAACAGGGAATTGACAGACTCTCACTGTCGACACAGATCCCAGATCAATCCCAGATGTACGCACCCTCGGAAATGTGTAGGGAGGTCAGAGAGGAAGACGTGGAGAGCCGGTAGgggaacaaagaggaggaggaggatgaggaggaggaggcagtcaTGCAGGTTTTTCTGTCCTGCCGAGTAGGGGAGGTAGTCACTTTGGTTTCGGGGACAGTAGAGGAGGCACTGGATGCATTTCTTTGATCGACTGCATGAGCGCTCTTCGGAGAGGAGGCAGGCGGTGCTCGCTGAAGAGGTTGGCCCTCCCGCAGGGAGGAGACGCGCTCCACTGAAGGGGCCTGGATGGAGGCTGCGGACGTGGAGGCTGCGGAGGGAGGTCTCAACTCTTTTACGGATGACAAGGAAGCGGTCAAGTTTCCTTTGGCGGACAGACTCCTCTCTGTGGAGACTaaagaggacgtggaggaggacacggaggaaGTCTGCTGGGCCGGAGTGAGCTCTGAGGAAGTCCGGGAAGAGGAAGGCGTAAAACGAGGGGAGGCCGCGCCGTCTGTCGGGCCTGTCCGATCCTTCCCGTTTGAGGAGTCGTGGGGCGGCGAGCAGGAGGGAGCAGCATGAGGAGACACCTGCGCCGAGGAGGACGAGTCGGGTTGGGCAGTAGGAGAGGACGGAGGCGAGGTCTGAGACAGGCCGTTCTTCTCAGAGGAGTGTGAGGACAGAGACTCCTGGCTGCCCATGGGAGTGGTGCTGGGGCTGCTACTGAAGGTGTCACctagagggagggatggaaacAGGTCACATCATAGTGAGACTGAGTGATTAGTCCCTCCCACTGCCACTTTAATATTTGTGTTACAAAAAGTGTTGCAATCAAAAATTCAAATTGAGGGGTTGTAAGAGTATTAGCTGAATTATTCCCCTCAAACTAGTCATCTGATTAGAAATAACTCACTGTCGTTGTCGGCCAGGCACAGAGCCGGAGGATAGAGACGGGCCCTCCTCTTTCCAGACGACAGACAGATGGCCTTGTTCCTCCGAGGAGCCGACCGAGAGGATGGAGGCTGAGGTATTGGCACGGACAGGTCTGGGGCTTCACCAAATATCTGGCCGGAACATACAAATCcgttaggtgtgtgtgtgtgtgtgtgtgtgtgcgcacgtttTTTGAGTATCTATATGTGGTCATTTGTCAGCGCACCTTGTGGTGGTTTTCAATGATAATCTCCACCACAATATTTTGAAACTTGATGTTCATCATGGCGGCCACCGTCTCCTCCTGCGACCTCATCAACGTGGGGCCGAAGATCATTCCCAGGTTGGACACGGTCATCATGTTCTGGTCATTGTGAAGGGAcactctgcaaacacacacacacatagtgaaTCATGTGATAATTGGAAGTATGAAGATATCATGCCCCCCCAGCTAAAAGCCTATTTCTATAGGTCTAGATAAATATGACTATATAAATCCTCAAATCAAGGGGGGCATTCTCAAGgcattggagaaaaaaagactacTATTTATTACATACTTGAGCAGGTGGTTGGTGAGGATGTCCAACATAgctctgtttttttctggtaGTTTGTGTACGAGAGCATGGATTGCTCTCACTCTGTACTTCTGGTCGTCATGCTCTGTGAAACAAGGACAGAGCACAGAGGAAAGGACACGACTTAATGGCAAGGGGACGACATTCTGTGCTTCTGTTGACAGGCTACACACAGCATGCAGGGCAGTAAGAGCTCTTACTGGCAGCTTTGATGAATTCTTTATGCAGTCTGTAGGTCAGCACTGGTTCTGCCagacacctgcacacacatagGAAATCATGAATTCCTAATTCATTGGTATCATTTAAAAACGTTGTACTGTATGTTACCTGAAATAGTTCTTCAGTCCGCTGGTGATGGTCTTGTTGTCCCAGGTGTCTGGATCCAGCTGCATGTCAGTAGGCGCTGTGGATGCTAGAGGAAAgtagaaaatactttttatatCCGTAGTAATGGATTTTCATGAAATATATATCCCCCATACAGGAAAATcactgtgcaggaggaggaaggatgtTTCTTACCAAACACAGTCGTCATCAACCGCTGCACTTTGGAGTTGACTCCCCCGGTCCTGTACAGTCCCAGCGTAGTAATGCCTgtacacacataacacacacatatgtgtttAACATATATTCATAACACAAAAGAATAAATActcaatatttgaattatttttctcaTGTGAACATTCAGAGGAGGAATACCTCTTGTTTCAACCAGCTCAATACACTTATTAACAAAGTTGAAGCCGGCCTTGTTGAGAAATGCtgtaaaaataaacatatttacatGAATATCTAATACATTGCAAGAGAttgtatatattaataaatataatcCTTTGAATTAAATCAGGAATAGCATAAATCTGAATACTTACTCTCCTCCTTTTTACTGAGTAAAGAAGGCAGAGTGTAAATCTGAACAGAAGTGGCAGAAGTGATGCATGTATTAGCGTGACAGTGTGACATTTCCAACATTATTGGTAAAATCATATTTTATATCATATAAGGGTAAAAATATTCGTTACAGGTTCTTTTCCATCCATTGCCTCCATCCAGAGCCGTCTGTTTGCCTCAGATAGTGCTTGCAGGGTGATGACGCTGTGTCTGTAGGGAAAGAGTCAATTTTATTGGCCCACAATCCAACAGCAGCCACATCTCAACGTAGTCATCAGTCTCTGCGttattctccccctctcttctcaCCTCTCCACCACCTCGATGTCAAAGCAGAAGCGTTTGTCAATTGAATCGGTCTTCCTTCTGACACAAGAGCGCAGCTTGAACATCTCCGGTGTGCCGTTCGGCACGCCGTTCTGTGAACAGAGAGCAGTGTCTGCAATATGCAATTCACATGTAATCTCTACGGGAGCCACACAAACAGGGAACTTTATATATTGTAACATCAAGACAGTGTTGATTACCactttgtggtctttttttcatgttttaacatTTCAGCAATATACTTCCTGCTTTTTGGTTTgcctcaaaaataaaaaataaacattttagagATGCTGACACTAGTTTGAGGTTTGTGGTCCAATTGCATTTGTCAGCTGAATAAATAGCTACTTAATACGACACTGCTATTTGCAGAGTTTTGAAAGCTTTCTTGCTGGTGGATTCAAGTACTTGTGGGAAACAGCTGAACTAAGAACTAAGTTACCtgctgaaaaacacatttccatatGACAAAAATGTAACTAATACAGGTTGacttttgctgtgtatttgaATGCTTTTAAATGGGGAAAAATCTTTTTTATGGGAAAAATCACATAAAGCGTGTAGTATTCATCTGTGCTACCAGCTTACCTGTCTGCTGGCTGGTCGCGTCTCCGTGTTGCTCATGGTGAACATCTTGGTGCTTTTTTCATAAGTACAGTAGTATCTGGTCCACACACTTCCTAATGGacctaaaacacacaacacacattcaTTCCGGTACAATTGGGTGTGTTTAAACGCActaaagagagaaagacactGAGAAACAAGAAAATGGGAAGTTAGTGTAACTCACGTTTCTCCTGTATATACAGATATCCCTCCATGGTAAAGCAACTGGGAGCTTTGAAGTCTTCCTCGGCCGACCGTATCCTCTTCATCAGCCTCTCAACTTCAACACGCGTACTCTCAAAGTTGTTGCGAGCCTTAACAACATACATCACAAACGTCTCTGAAAGGTGGTTTTcttacatatttaaatgaaactAAATCTTTGAAAGAGTATGAACATAATGGATTCTGGACTCCATGATAAGCTCAGTTAGTTTTCCCATTTAAGACAGGTGCTGCCTGAAGCATCAGGCACAGACTTCTACACCTTTCTCGAAATGGAAGTTCAGACCCGATCAAACAAGTGATATTAGCTCTGGTTTAGGTTCAGGGGGTGgcagtaaacacacaaacacacacacttacattctGCAGGTTGAACTGAAGCTGCTGCTTGTAGGGTTCAAACTCACTGGCCAGCTCGTAaccctcatggtagaatgtaaACAATCCCTGCAGGAAGGCTAATAGCTGAAGATCAGAGGGAGAAATTGGCAGGAAAAATGTTAGCTGGAGGCCCCGGAGTGCAGAGCACAATGAGGGGATTACAGTAGTAGG
This window harbors:
- the arhgap42a gene encoding rho GTPase-activating protein 42, translating into MGLPTLEFSDSFLDSPEFRERLQSHEIELERTNRFIKDLIKDGNMLVSAFRSLSLAVQRFSQSLQEFQLECIGDAETDDEINIAQSLKEFSQLLSTMEEERKRLIQNADDVLISPLERFRKEQIGAVKEGKKQFDKETERYYSVLEKHLSLSSKKKESHLNEADSQMSKDRQVFYDASLQYVFKIQEVQERKKFEFVEPLLAFLQGLFTFYHEGYELASEFEPYKQQLQFNLQNARNNFESTRVEVERLMKRIRSAEEDFKAPSCFTMEGYLYIQEKRPLGSVWTRYYCTYEKSTKMFTMSNTETRPASRQNGVPNGTPEMFKLRSCVRRKTDSIDKRFCFDIEVVERHSVITLQALSEANRRLWMEAMDGKEPIYTLPSLLSKKEETFLNKAGFNFVNKCIELVETRGITTLGLYRTGGVNSKVQRLMTTVFASTAPTDMQLDPDTWDNKTITSGLKNYFRCLAEPVLTYRLHKEFIKAAKHDDQKYRVRAIHALVHKLPEKNRAMLDILTNHLLKVSLHNDQNMMTVSNLGMIFGPTLMRSQEETVAAMMNIKFQNIVVEIIIENHHKIFGEAPDLSVPIPQPPSSRSAPRRNKAICLSSGKRRARLYPPALCLADNDSDTFSSSPSTTPMGSQESLSSHSSEKNGLSQTSPPSSPTAQPDSSSSAQVSPHAAPSCSPPHDSSNGKDRTGPTDGAASPRFTPSSSRTSSELTPAQQTSSVSSSTSSLVSTERSLSAKGNLTASLSSVKELRPPSAASTSAASIQAPSVERVSSLREGQPLQRAPPASSPKSAHAVDQRNASSASSTVPETKVTTSPTRQDRKTCMTASSSSSSSSSLFPYRLSTSSSLTSLHISEDYKSCHGSVQSLMSLDPLEATHKRKPAHTRCGSDVIGKHSAAASSSNGYQRPGSLLSARGPQRESSVFSSALDVCSSGRDAKALYSCEAEHSHELSFPQGAMFSNVYPSVEPGWLQATYNGRTGLIPENYITYM